A genomic stretch from Hoplias malabaricus isolate fHopMal1 chromosome 4, fHopMal1.hap1, whole genome shotgun sequence includes:
- the LOC136694253 gene encoding zinc finger protein 135-like, protein MLRSGGIKSEETSLATPQTHTSVRKTQTTKHKQKTYDCAECGKSFTRLGDLQKHQRIHTGEKPYHCSDCGKSFIQQGHLQTHQRIHTGEKTYHCSECGKSFTEQGHLQKHRRIHTGEKPYHCSECGKSFTQLNNLQRHQRIHTGVKPYYCSECGKNFTQQIHLNYHQCIHTGDKPYHCSECGKRFAQHGHLQKHQRIHTGEKPYHCSECGKSFTEHGHLQKHQRIHTGEKPYHCSECGMSFTQQGSLQKHQRIHTGEKPYHCSECGMSFTQQGSLHAHQRIHTGEKPYHCSECGMSFTQRGSLRKHLHIHTGEKPYHCSECGKSFTEQRSLQNHQRIHTGEKPYHC, encoded by the coding sequence ATGTTGAGATCAGGAGGGATTAAATCTGAGGAAACATCCTTGGCAACCCCCCAGACTCACACATCTGTCAGAAAAACTCAGAcaaccaaacacaaacagaaaacatatgATTGTgcagagtgtgggaaaagttttacTCGACTGGGtgatctccaaaaacaccagcgcattcacacaggagagaaaccgtatcactgttcagattgtggaaagagttttattcagcagggtcatctccaaacacaccagcgcattcacactggagagaaaacgtatcactgttcagagtgtgggaagagttttactgaacagggtcatctccaaaaacacaggcgTATTCACACAGgcgagaaaccgtatcactgttcagagtgtgggaagagcttcACTCAACTGAATAACCTTCagagacaccagcgcattcacacaggagtgAAACCAtattactgttcagagtgtgggaagaattTTACTCAACAGATTCATCTCAATTACCACCagtgcattcacacaggagataaaccgtatcactgttcagagtgtgggaagaggttTGCTCAACATGGtcatctccaaaaacaccagcgcattcacacaggagagaaaccgtatcactgttcagagtgtgggaagagttttactgaacatggtcatctccaaaaacaccagcgcattcacacaggagagaaaccgtatcactgttcagagtgtgggatgagttttactcaacagggtagtctccaaaaacaccagcgcattcacacaggagagaaaccatatcactgttcagagtgtgggatgagttttactcaacagggtaGCCTCCATGcccaccagcgcattcacacaggagagaaaccgtatcactgttcagagtgtgggatgagttttacccAACGGGGTAGTCTCCGCAAACacctgcacattcacacaggagagaaaccgtatcactgttcagagtgtgggaagagttttactgaacagcgTAGTCTCCAAaatcaccagcgcattcacacaggagagaaaccgtatcactgttaa